The Oceanithermus desulfurans genome has a window encoding:
- a CDS encoding GNAT family N-acetyltransferase gives MNYRIAARRVYWRWFGEVDLAGGPTLRMSGDAARWLREGEEVQLRIRGGAAGNLLDANDYVLERAGRVHWPPFAREVEHARSGVYARTLYGYALRVREARSEPDYEAIAELEQYHHASDHETVAVWRCPDGRRVRAAAKPRCRQGEGRLLDIRGSTPASRFLVMELVERLPFEPAIVAYLRLDPPLPAMHRRTAGGIERRIREEVFPEDWFHPTFDVKDLLPEGRSWEEAAQRAIDRVRVAAARVARVVVHPDYRSDGLGARIVRLALEWAVERGVPDGRRDKELACTVAQMARYHPFFENAGFRYLWDTASGRPVLAYPLTDAAARRMRRFLQSDPYAVEHRGRLYRPSYGRVRGLAGPVVFHGVDKAYASDLDLEELAPEVRGMLEAFGVRRRRIERRVLRGVKLRIEPGTVQLLWGASGAGKTTLLRLLWDEMPDAGWVDVPEGRVEAYLPGVAEPVAGDEVLLERVARRLQDVPAAAELLGRMGLADAVLWRALPDQLSTGQRERFLLALLLAGRPDLLLIDEFAAHLDGPNARRLARALARLAREAGITLVVSSHREEVRTALEPDRIVYVGYGSVWSEPGQGTSARSTQSIRPRRGGTGSGTE, from the coding sequence ATGAACTACCGCATCGCGGCGCGGCGCGTCTACTGGCGCTGGTTCGGCGAGGTGGACCTCGCCGGCGGCCCCACGCTGCGGATGAGCGGCGACGCGGCGCGCTGGCTGCGCGAGGGCGAGGAGGTGCAGCTGCGGATCCGGGGCGGGGCCGCGGGCAACCTGCTCGACGCGAACGACTACGTGCTCGAGCGGGCGGGGCGGGTGCACTGGCCCCCCTTCGCGCGCGAGGTCGAGCACGCGCGTTCCGGCGTCTACGCCCGCACCCTCTACGGCTACGCCCTGCGCGTGCGCGAGGCGCGGTCCGAGCCCGACTACGAGGCCATCGCCGAGCTGGAGCAGTACCACCACGCCTCGGACCACGAGACCGTGGCGGTGTGGCGCTGCCCCGACGGCCGCCGGGTGCGGGCGGCCGCCAAGCCCCGCTGCCGGCAGGGCGAGGGGCGGCTGCTCGACATCCGCGGCTCCACCCCGGCGAGCCGTTTCCTGGTCATGGAGCTCGTCGAGCGCCTGCCCTTCGAGCCCGCCATCGTGGCCTACCTGCGGCTCGACCCGCCGCTGCCCGCCATGCACCGGCGCACCGCCGGGGGGATCGAGCGGCGGATCCGCGAGGAGGTCTTTCCCGAAGACTGGTTCCACCCCACCTTCGACGTCAAGGACCTGCTGCCCGAGGGGCGGTCCTGGGAAGAGGCGGCGCAGCGGGCGATCGACCGGGTGCGGGTGGCGGCCGCGCGCGTCGCGCGCGTCGTGGTGCATCCGGACTACCGCTCGGACGGCCTGGGGGCGCGGATCGTGCGGCTGGCGCTCGAGTGGGCGGTGGAGCGCGGCGTTCCCGACGGACGGCGCGACAAGGAGCTGGCCTGCACGGTGGCGCAGATGGCCCGCTACCACCCCTTCTTCGAAAACGCCGGCTTCCGCTACCTGTGGGACACCGCCTCGGGCCGCCCGGTGCTGGCCTACCCCCTCACCGACGCGGCGGCGCGGCGGATGCGGCGCTTCTTGCAGTCCGACCCCTACGCCGTCGAGCACCGTGGGCGGCTCTACCGGCCGAGCTACGGGCGGGTGCGCGGGCTCGCGGGCCCGGTGGTCTTCCACGGGGTGGACAAGGCCTACGCCAGCGACCTGGACCTGGAGGAGCTGGCGCCGGAGGTGCGGGGGATGCTCGAGGCCTTCGGGGTGCGCCGCCGCCGCATCGAGCGCCGGGTGCTGCGCGGGGTCAAGCTGCGCATCGAACCGGGAACGGTGCAGCTGCTCTGGGGCGCCAGCGGGGCGGGGAAGACGACGTTGCTGCGCCTCCTCTGGGACGAGATGCCCGACGCCGGCTGGGTGGACGTGCCCGAGGGGCGGGTCGAGGCCTACCTGCCCGGCGTCGCCGAGCCCGTTGCGGGGGACGAGGTGCTGCTCGAGCGGGTGGCGCGCCGGCTGCAGGACGTGCCGGCCGCGGCGGAGCTGCTGGGGCGGATGGGCCTGGCCGACGCGGTGCTCTGGCGCGCGCTACCGGACCAGCTCTCCACCGGGCAGCGTGAACGCTTCCTGCTGGCGCTGCTCCTCGCCGGACGGCCCGACCTGCTGCTGATCGACGAGTTCGCGGCCCACCTCGACGGGCCGAACGCGCGCCGCCTCGCCCGGGCGCTGGCCCGCCTCGCGCGCGAGGCGGGGATCACCCTGGTGGTGAGCAGCCACCGGGAGGAGGTTCGCACCGCGCTCGAGCCCGACCGCATCGTCTACGTCGGCTACGGCTCGGTCTGGTCCGAGCCGGGCCAGGGAACCTCGGCGAGGTCAACCCAAAGCATCCGCCCCCGGCGCGGCGGCACGGGGAGCGGCACGGAGTAG